From the genome of Hydrogenovibrio kuenenii DSM 12350:
TTAGACACTATGAAGCAAGGTGTTGAATCTGCGCAAGAGTGGACATCGACCACCCTCTCAAAAATATTTGAAGTGATTCTCAACAAAACGCTGGCTATGGATGAAATGCAAGGCATTGGCTTTCAAATGCTGGATGAAAAAGTTATTCAACTGACTTTCACTGATTTAAAACTGACTTTTTTTATCATCTATCAAACCAACGTACAAAATAATGAAGAATCTGCCAGGCTGGGTCATTTCACCGTACAAACCCATTTAATGGGCAGTGCCGATACCCATATCAAAACCACTTTACTGGATTGGTTGAATAAAACCACTGTAACGGAAAGCCCTCTCGGCACTGCGTTTCTTGCTGCTCTTTACACCATAGACATTGATTGGGAAGAACAGC
Proteins encoded in this window:
- a CDS encoding ubiquinone biosynthesis accessory factor UbiJ — translated: MENKQTPLDTMKQGVESAQEWTSTTLSKIFEVILNKTLAMDEMQGIGFQMLDEKVIQLTFTDLKLTFFIIYQTNVQNNEESARLGHFTVQTHLMGSADTHIKTTLLDWLNKTTVTESPLGTAFLAALYTIDIDWEEQLSHYTGDFIAFNIGQTARSTKANFKAAKQKAGVTLKEYLQFEINLLPTKLQVCHFNQEVDELSDDVDALSARIDALTNPKPE